In Megalobrama amblycephala isolate DHTTF-2021 linkage group LG21, ASM1881202v1, whole genome shotgun sequence, the genomic stretch GTGTTTATTGTGGTTCAGCATGTTCCTTCATTTAGAATGATTTGGTGTTGTGTGAGATCTTATCAGAAAAGTATCCCCAATGCACCCAAAATCGTTTCCATCcaactttttttaatgtgtatGCCTACTCTATTTAGTGTCTGATTAGAAATTACATCTATCTTTTTAGTCTTAATCAAGAAAATGTTAATGTgttttaaattacatattatattacaGTAACTATAATTACTAAAGTACAACGAAACATTTCCTTTTCTTAATGTTTTCAGTTAGCATTCAGTTAGCAAGATAACAGCAGAGCCTACTAGCTTAGCATAGCATGCTAACTGGTTAAAAGCCCTTTTGATTAGAATAAATAAGATATCATGATAATGTGCTGATGTTTTTGATTAGGTATATTGAGGAATGAGGATCTTGCATTCACACTCTTGTATGACACTGGATTCATCAACAACAGAATGAGGGTCAGAACAAAGTatgcacatacacatatattgaGTCTGACAGAAATTGTATCATGAGAACCAATCCTGTGCACATAAGTATGTAAAATTATTCATGAATGAGATCCaaagtaatttaaatatattcacatgAAATCATTTGCCGATGGAGTAAACACAAAACTATGACTCTTCTGAAACCCCTGAAAGGCCAAATCCAGGCATATGTCTTTTTATTGACTGATAACTGCTGAGAGAAAACATGTGTTCTTTCATGTATGTGACGGAACCAAAGTGACTCCAAGACAAAACtgaatttcatattttctgcagtCCTGTTTAATCGAGTGCTAAACATATGTGAAAGGGTTTCTTGAATGTCCTGAAATAGTGCAATTTTGTGAAGAGTGAAAACAATGCTTCGACTCATTGTAACGGTCAACAGATCTTGTGCTGAAATACAGTGGGGTCTTAAAGTCTGTGACCACATGGAATTTCTGTGATTTAACATCTCATTTAAACCTGGAAATAACCAAATTTTGAggtaaaaattttaaataaatattaaagattatgaATTCTCCCACTGAAGCACACAAGATGCTCTATTGCTGGAAGGGGGACATACCAAGTACTAAATCATTCTCAAATTcatatttgtttttcattttactcACATTGTTatgcttataatataatttttaaaggaaaaatattaaaaaataaaatcattttcatttcaccaaaataaaagcattttcacTAGTGGTCTCAGGCGTTTTGATAAGGTTAGTCATGGCAGGATTTACATCCAGAAATTATATACAGAAATCATGCTATAGTGTGTACAAGTGGTTTTGTAATTAAATCTCTATAGAGCAACGTGCTTAAATCAATTGCATCTTCCCTGATCAGTCTGGTTAAATCTCTGAGGccagttttttttctctctctctgtatctgATCATGTCCTCTTTGATACTCCAAACTTGGCTTTCTATATAGAAATGAAAGCCAGAACGCCACACACTTGACTCAGCTGTGGTCAACCTCATACAATTCCAGGAGTTTTGAGTTTTACATGAAAATGTATGCTTTGAGTGTATTCTCTTCTAACAGAAAAGTCCAGTTTTGCTCCAGTAATGAGTCTCTTTCCTCCCTGGGCACTTGATTGTCAAAATAATCAGTATTTGCATCCCATATTTTTTCCATCCTTTATGAATCCCAAGGGCAGAAGTAGTGATTAGTGGCATCCGCAGGCTCTGACGACCATGTTGCGGTACTTTTTCAATATTACATTGGAACTGTCATCGAAGTACAAAACGGAAATACCGTGCAGCTGAGTTGGAGCACAGCAGGGCTTTGGGACTGTTTCTGGGTTTATGAAATGGACCTAGGAAGACCAGAGAAATACATGATTTGAAGTGAAACATTCTAATTATAACAACTGCAGAGCATAGGTATATAAATGTTTGCTAGTtgaattaaacttttattaCTAATGTTCATCTCTTTTACAGAACTCCACAGAGAGAGCTCTGCAAATTTCCACACAATTAAGGGCTTAATTAAGGGCACTTGCACTTAACCCCGAGTTATCGTCTTTCTAAACCCTGCTTTTTCGTTTGAGAGCGAAAAATGTCAAATAGCGATAATGTTAACTGGTGTGAAGATGTGAAGAAGAGACTGGTAATTTTTACCTTCATAATTCGAAAGCTCActtcaaaaaataaatccataaaataacagaaaaagtaCTGGCAGCTCATTACACATACATTATCCAGTAATTTTACGGACATTTCCGTTAACCCTAAAAAACCCCGCAGTTCAGAAttcaaaatacaggtaaaacacctgtaaaaaaaattgtgctctatttttatggattttttttgctCCATTCAGGAAAAAGTTGATAGTAAAGTCAGCAGTATAATATAAGGATCCACAATGCTAGAGCCCTTATGCAAACAAGTTGTGTGCTGCGTTCGTCCAATCAATGACACTAACACAGCAAATATGCAAATTCGAATGTTAACCCTAGTTTTAGGAATTTACAGTGTGAAACGTCATTatatgaatacccaggattaattattaaccctgggtaaattatgaaacgtgaagcaagataaccaAGGATTCCATTTACCTTTAGAATAGCCCAGGGTGAACTATaattaagtgtgaaaagccctttagAATACCATGACTCACACATTTTCTACCAGCGAGGTTTGATGTTATTGACGTGTCACCATATTTGAGTTGGGCCTTATGTACTTGAGTTGTTCaataatttgatttgatttgagagTGAATAAGCACTTaaattttgttctgttttgttcaGTTGATTTTCATTGTGTGGACAAAAACAGCCAAAACATTTGTATATCATCATGAAAGAAAGATAATTATatgagtttggaatgacatgttgatcagtaaatgatgacaaaattttaaagggttagttcacccaaaaaggaaatttctgtcattaattactccccctcatgttgctctacacctgtaagacctttgttcatctttggtaTACAAATGAATATATTCTGTTGAAATccgaaagtttttttttatcctccattgaaagcaacgaaattatcACATTCattgtccagaaaagtagtaaaatcatcattaaaatagtcaaagtgactacagtgcttcaaccttaatgttatgaaacgacaagaatactttttgcgtgcaaaaacaaaacaaaaataacgactttattcaacaaattcatctctcccctgtcattctgctATGCTATTTTCGTTGCAGCGCTTCCAGATTCTACgtccggctcagtattggccgacgcctGGTCTGCACGaggcatgcgtgtgatgctgaagcaggagccagccaataatgaaCCGGTGTTCGGACATAAACACGTAAACGCAGCACTGCGCAACACAGCGTaacagactgacagggaagaggaaaaattgttgaataaattccttatttttgttttgtttttgcacacaaaaagtattctcgtcacttcataacattaaggttgaaccactgtagtcacgttgactattttaaccatgtttttactacttttctggacattgaatgtggtaatttcattgctttcaatggaggataaaaaaaaaaaactctcggatttcatcaaaaatatcttaatttgtgttctgaagatggacgaaggtcttacgggtgtggaatgacatgagagtgggtaaataatgacagaaatatcatttttgagtgaaaaaaatgacatttttaatacatttacaaaataattgtgGGACTCACCAGTGTCTGTACAATAGCATGGTTTGTAGCGTTCATATAAGAGTTCAAAGGAAACACACATTCTCCTTCACAGTAGTATGCAGCGTAACCCTCTGGAGCAATGATCCAGTCCTGGAAACACATGAAAGATGAGAAAGTTTAGAGGAAAGAAAGGCATACAATGAAAGAGAAATCGGAAACACTTTCGGGTACCTGCCATCCCAGATCTCTGAAGCTGACATAGAGTTCATGCTTCTTGCAGCCTTGTTTGGGGTCTACACTAGCACCGTCTGCAGAGAACAGGATGAAGGATAATTATATGTAGCACATTTGTATGTTAATGAACTGTATGTTTATTAGGGTTAGGTAGTATGATGGTATGTCCCAttgtagaaataaaaaaaaaaattgcataagGCTGAAAATTACAACAATGAACTAACACAagataacatttttttattgtaaaaagtgTCACCTGTGGCCTCGGCTGTCTTTAAAGCCACCTGGCTGGGTGCAACACCAGGTTTGGGGTTTTTAGAACGGTGGTGACCCCTCTGTTTGTTTCCTGATGCTGAGCGTACACTTCGGAGGTGGATTCCTGATGCTTTCAAAAACGCTACCATAAATGGCTGCTTATTCTGAGGTCCACTGCTGCCCACCAGACCTGCTCTCCTTGGGTTCATTCTTTCACCTACAGAGGGCGACAGTGAGTTGCATGATGACTTTAAGATAAATATTTTGCTTATGAGTTATCATGTTGTTCCAGTAGTTTGTTTTTTGGTGTCCAGAACAACACTGGATCCCCCTGATGTTTTCAAGATTTTCCAAAATTTCACAGATGAAAGAAAAGAGTATAGGTTTAAATTTACATGatggtgagcaaatgatgacagaatttttatttttgcctgAATTatacctttaaagggttagttcacccaaaaatgaaaatttagtcattaattactcaccttcatgtcgttccaaacccataaggcatttgttcatcttcggaatgcaaatgaagatctttttaatgaaatctgagagctttctgtctctccactgacagcctatgcaactaccactttcaagccccagaaaggtagcaaagacatcattaaagtaatccatgtgactccagtggtttaaacTCAAATTTATGAAGCGACACCAGTGTTTtgcgcaaaaaacaaaatttaccATGTATTTACCACTTTAGTTGgagatttacatttacattattttgtaaataaagtggtcaattatattttttgtgcaaacaaagcactcatgtTGCCTCATTAAGGGCCTGTTTACATCTGGTCACTTCGTTTTCTcagatcggatagctatcccttcgtgaaaagaccaggtaTAAATCCCCCCTGAAACGCATTCGAGAAATCATTCGAGAATAAATCTgatcgctcaaaccacttcaggaggtggtctgggacgcattccagtcaaaactgaacaagtataaatgcatctggttgttgaaatgacgtatgtaaattttactcctcccaaaaatgttaaaaaataaatgtgtgcaAGTGTGTTATATTCTAAATAACATGTTATAGCCAGATATGACAGCGCTACAGCAACACGCATGGCCACAGATGAACAGCTGAGtatctcttcagcaagctgaAACTGCCACAAATGCAAATGTCACAGATGCTCAACACACTATCATCtaaaagtaatgagactaaATGACCTCACCAGTGCTGTTGCCACACTCTATCCTATTGcggtctttgattttgaaattagctgatgatggagggacagaaagctctcagatttcatcaaaaaaaatttcatttgtgttccgaagatgaatgaaagtcttacgggtttggaacaacatgatggtgagtaattaatgataaaattttcatttttgagtgaaccatccctttaagtgCTATTCTGCCATATGACCATTTAGGACGGTAATTTGGCAGGTTATGTTATAAAGATATCTTGATATTTAAAGTTACCTACCATGTGCGGTTTCCAGAGAAAGCTGAAGTCCCAAGTTCTGACCAGGGTTTATGACCCAGTGGTTACTGGTGACCGTGAGGTCAAATACCAGCCATCCCTCTTCTGCCGCCCATACCACTCGTGAGTCCAGCAGGTACAGCTCCCTAAGCAGGGTCAGAAGAGGTCATATATGGGTCAATAGCTCTTTACTATGATAGAAAAAAGTGGATATGATGActgaaacaataaaaaaacacctagatttttacattttctgaataaAATTAGTCCTCTTTGCCCATGTAAACATATAAACGCAATTCTAGTATATTTtgagtgttgctatgcggttgctagaaTGTGCTTGGCACATGACATACAAATTGTCAATAGTATAACCTGCTGAAAAATACAGCATAAACCCAGCATGAATTCTGAGCTGGTTTATTCTGGGTAGAGCTGGTAATGTGCTGGTGTAGCTGGTGGACCAGCATAGTCATGCTGTTCTCAAGCAAAACTGAGCTGGAGTAGCTGGTCCACAGGTACTCCCACTTCCCCTGCTGGTGACCAGCAAACCAGCAACCAGCATCCCATGCAGGTCCTAGCATGCAAAACATACCTTATGCTGGTGACCAGCAATGCTAGGTTTTTCAGCACGGTAGAAATGTATTAAGCTtagctcacacagaagtcactttcaaactaaGCAGCTTCCTGGTCAACGCAGCGAATCTGCGAGACCAATTTAAACCTGTTGAGAAATCTTAAATGTCTCAATGAGACTTTCACTTCAGTGGAGTTTACATGTAAAGCATCATTCTTAATGCAGTCGAATTTGAGcatcattaacattaacatcatgAATTCTTCATGAGGATTTCTTTGCAGACAAGGAAATGAGAAGCTAAAATGCCATCTCATGCCAGAACTTGTTGTCCTTCTCAGATAAAGATAACACAAAATAAGCTCTATTCCATGAGATAAGAACTTGAGGTCTGGCTCATACGACCAATAAATTCAAAAACAACTGACACTGCACAGGCAACAACATGTTTCCAAGACAGCTCAAAGTTCTCTCTTATTAAATGTGACGTTGCTTAAAAGACATCAGATTGTCCTCCGGTGATGAAAACAGGGGCTAGATGGCTCTCCTGAACAATGACTTGACTTACAGGTAGGATTTCAAACCTTGAGGGCATCAGGAGACTAGGTGTCTAGTCGCCTTGCTGTCTGTGCGCATCAACGGGGCGAACCGTCTCTGCATGACAATGGGCAGAGGTGCAGGAAGGATGATTCACAATGGGTGGTCTTCACGGGGAATGTGTGCATCGGGGGTGGATAATGCTTTAGTGTGCGTGTGATTTAGGACAAGCAACGGAGAACTTAAGAGAGACAGTCTGTCTGAGCATGCCTCACCTGGAGGACTTCTTCAGGTTTTTCACTTTATGGACACAATCAGAACTTTCCAAAGAGGTGTGATCAAGGATGAGGGATTGAAGGGGAAATCATTTTGAGTGGAGGAATGGGGTGTTTCTCCAGATGTCTGGGGCGGAGAACCTCCCGTCCACTTAGGACTCTGCATATCAATAATTGACAGTAATGGCTTTGTAATGGCGGCTGCTCTCACTGCTTGTTAGCGGCCACACCGTAAATCAGATCGAGGAATTCTGTGGGAGCCCTGGCACTAGACATGTATGGTTGGGCAGACaaatctctctgtgtgtgtgggtCCATCCCTCCCACATTTAGGCTTAAAGTGTGAGTGGTGGCATATGTTtcatttcagacattttttttataactagAGGCCTTTAAATACTTCTCTATTAAAAACCCAACCAACTTGAATATACCAAAGTCgtgaattagcttttatataTCTGAAAAATTATATCCTTTACTCACAGCTGACACAATAAATAACCAAACCATTAAAGGCCCAGGGCAAACAGATGCACATCCAAATTAAAGTCAACGTGAAACACCATGCCCGTTTTACTTCCATAATCTGACATATTTTAGAATAAAACAGATTTTCAATGAAAGACATGATATTATCCATTGGtaattgattggatcatgaaAGTGGGTGTTCCATACCACAATGGAACAGAAGGTTGGAGGGGAGGAGTTGGGATTTGTAAAGTCAGTCAAAAAGGAAAGTAGCCTCCAAGAAGGAgcaattaattgcattttggaaTAGCATGCACTGAACAAGGAATGTTCTGGGCGATGTCATGGGCTGAATGGCTAAATTCTTTTTTctaatgtattttgtaatcacATACCTTTTGGGCTGCTGTCGAAGCACCTGGAACACACTGACATGGAATGTCTCATTTTCATAACTCTCGTGCACAAAGTCCTTGTAGATACGGAACTCTGCAGCAGTCACGGTTTCTCCCACCGGGATGCGGGAGAGGTCAAAGCGGAACTCTCTACGGTGCTGATGATACAAATGAAGGTCTTCATCTGGATCCACTTCAGAAAGAGGGAGATGAAGGAGTTAATGGGCAGTTAATATgtgttaaatgtaatttaactgTCTTTCGAGAACAAAAATTCTATTAGAATTTCATTTAGCTGCACATAAACATAGAAATATCTATTCAAactgcattttaatgtttttatagcTATTTTAAGATAATGTGGAATATGTCAAAGTGTGACTTTCCTCATTATGTGGATACAAAtactatttatgttttttttttctatttgtcACAGTCCATATTAATTTTTCACCaatcctgagtttgtggagtGACTCCCCCAATCAATGTTTTCATTACCTCATATTTACAGGTATTTTGCATTGAAGTTTTCTATGTAAAATGTCAGAATCTGTGCTGAGTTGGTTAAAAACTCTCGATTTGGTCTCTATGTAAACTACAGACTTTTGTCTCATTCAACTTCACAGTGCCGCTGCCAACTAATGAGtatacacactcacaccacAGCATAAGTCACCATACCCAGACTTCATTCTGTCAGAAACACAGTGGAGTCACACTGAACGCTTACGCTTGATTGCCTCACCCACATCACTGTGTccaaaaaagaaatgtttgctTCCATAAGCCAGTGATTGATCTGGGCACTGGGTACCCCGGGGACTGAAGCTGGGGGAGAAACCACAGGCCCTGCACCCACCCACCATAGACTTCAATCACACACATGTGCCAACCACAAGAAAAGCTCTGTTAAATGCCTGGCCCGGAAACCAGTGGTGCcccacatatacatatatacgtAATGGATACACATGCACATTCAGATAGTATATTGATGGCTCAGATGGAGACTCCTTGCAACACTAACCTGAAAGACCTGTTAACTGTGGTAAATTAATCTAATTCCGTCTTGAGTAGCATCTGGCTTGTTCCAAATATTCTAGACATGGCTGACCACATCTAGGACAAGGTTGTTCCTATCCTGATGAAAAGACCACCATAGCACCAGCATATGTTGGATTGTGGATGCTGGGATCATGTAGCTTCACCATTTCAGCATAACCTTCTGGACCAGCATGGAAATTCAAACAGTTCCAATCTAATCTTTTCAGTGGGGTAGGCCTCATTTCCTCTTTTGTTGGCAGTTGGCATCTGAATCTGTGTTAATCCACATTCCACACCCATTAACAGCAAGAGAGGCTAAAATAAAGTATCTCCATGCgtgcagagagaaaaaaattataatgaagtCTTGGCCGACACAGACTTAACCCCTGTGTTGTTTCCACCCAGCCCTAACCCAGCTGAGGCCTGTCCTCAGAATTTCCAGTCTGACGGTGGCATGAGCAGAACATTTCCTGGAGGTATTGTGCTGTTTTTACAATGCTTGTTGTTACAACTCGTCCTTGAGTATCACCCACTCCAGGTTTTTCAAGTGACCTCCTGCAGGTATGCATGGAATCAGTCATGATGATTCCTCATCTTTTCATGCACATCTTGTGCTAGGGAACAGTGATGCATTTGAGACTTTTCCAACAGCTAACTATCTTGCGAGAGCACGATTACTGGGGGAAGCACTCTGAGAGGAAGAACTCTGAGGTATGTGCATACTCAAAATAGCGAGTCATTTGTTTGACCGCAATTAAACAGTGGAAAGAAAAACATGGGTATTTTATAGAGGCAATTATTGCTTGTAAGGTTTGGTGCGTTTATGTGAAATACCATATGATGCAATGATCTGCGCTCAGATATGCATGCTGCACCATGTGCTGTTTTCTTACACTTAATTCTCGATCTGAGGACAGGAATGGGGGCCAACACACTTGGCAGAACAAACAGTTTTAATTGCTATAATCTCTGTTGAGTAAAAACAATCATACACATGCAGATGTAAGCCTTTTTCATTGTGGGATATGCGCTATTAATCAAATTCAATCactattttaatcaaattaattacatgacaTGACAACCAATCAATCACATATATCAATATTTGCTTAGATAAGCCCCCAAAAGATGATTCAAAGGTAAATAAAACATTGAATACATTTTACAGATAGTGGCTTTAGAAGTTAACAAGAGAGCATTCTATTGTCTCAAATGCTAGGCTAAATGCTAAACATCAGACAATGGCAAATGTGTTTTCTGAGATGGATGAAAAACTAATTGGGGGTCTAATCAGCTTTTGATGCTGAGGCAAGAAATCTGAGGTAAGATCTGCTTACTTTCTTCAAAATCAGCTTATGAACATAAACAGGTGGATTTGTACGCTGCTTGTTGTGCATGCTTCTACTTTGAGTTTAGAGTTGCAGGGAATTTGGATTAACAATTCACATAAGGGATCgctgttcatttttgtttggTTATGATAATCTTGGTCGTCTATTTATCTTAAATGTAAACTGATTAGGTGTCTGCTGCAGCCTTAAGTTCCATGTCAAACACTTCATTTAATTGAGCTTTTTTGGTTTAAAAACATGCCAGTCTAAATGTACTATGCCAAATAATGCGAAAGGTCTTGATTCCGATAAGAAAGGTTGTGgaggatttttacattttcattagtAGAAGCATCAGTGTCTGTGTCAAACTTCCATGTGAAACACATAAACATGGAAAATGGGAGTCATTTTTACCACAAGCTGCTCTATGAGGTCACAGCCAGGTTGCTGGAAAACCACAACCTCTTTGTAAATTAAAGCTAGAAAAGGAAAGTTTGGGAAACATTTATGTTAGCTTGACAACGCATtgtttaagattttaaaatgtattttagtttgAAAGTAAAAACTTGAAGGCCATATAGGTCTTTTTACTCCACAATATGAAAAGGAAAAAGTTTGTCAAGACAAATTCAGATAGTTGGATTGAAAAAACCTAGGCTGAAAGTTTAAAACAGTTTGAAGGCTACAGAAACAGATTGTGCAGATTGAAGAAAGGCGTAAGTTTGAAGGTTGTGTGCTTATACTCTTTAGCAGTTTGAAGAGAGATTTCAGGTTTGAAGGGATACATGTTATTGTCTACCTATGGAGGTTGCAACAGTGGTTACTTGACAGGCTGGTTGATTGGTAGTTACTGGGGCCTTTAAAAGTGTTTCCTAGGATGATTTCTAGGTAGTTGCAAAGGTTCTAGCTGATTGCTACGTGGTTGCTAATGTGCTTTgagtagttgctagggtgttctgggtgggtTCCAGCGTGAAATTATTTTGCCAgtcatcaattaaaaaaaaaaaaaaacaccctgtGCTACACCAGCCCGATCACCCCGTCCAACACTGATTCTAAACATATCATAAGCCTGCCCTCTCATTAAATGTGTAAAACATTTGATGAAATTAATTTGATGAAATTCTAGCACATTGGAATACTGTTTTCCTTGTCCAAGGGAAACAAAGACAGGAACTGGGTTTAAGAAATGTTCAAGGAAGTCACTGACCGGATATTGCCTTAATAAATACACACTCTGGCAAACACATTTGCATCATTAGTTTCACACAACTGCATTCATGTCCACATCTCGGAATAAAATTAAAGCTTCATCTTTTAAATATTCAGCATCTCTTTCGACCACACACATGCAAGAGGTCTAGTCTTGAAAGCAAGAGTGTTTGGATGATGTATGTGACCCTCCGTGTCTACTGCCCTCAGCACTCTCCAAAAAATGCCTCCCTAAATCCTAGTCATGCGAAACAAAGCCCCATTAAACCCCATGTCTCAGAGCTTCGAGGGGATTCTGTGGAAATTGGATACACGGTCGCTGCCTTTACATTTAACTACACAAATTTAACTACACAAAAATTTAcacaaagtatatatatatatatatatatatatatatatatataaaagcatcacattttttatcTCTCTGAAATGACAGAGATTACTGCAAAACATATATTATTTGTATGAAAAATGACTAATGGTCAGCTGCTATCCTAGATCTGGGCATACGTTTGTTGAACACATTTGAAAATTtgactgcattgacactattggatgagaactgaactgagctggatgatgacatcactgttttctgcagaactgctttatagataAATTATTAATTGATGATCGTTACATGATATTTACAACTTTACAATTGCGTCAATACTGAACTAACATCAGctaaacaatgacactgttttCTTGTAGAGCTGatgtacagccaaaatgaactctgtttgcatcattgaatcattttcctatcactgtaaagctgctttgaaacaatctgtatgctatataaataaataaatatatatatatgaacaccttaattttataaaataaagaacatttatttttataaaaacatattttttaaagatatttaagaTATGAGCTATGATTAATAACATACATAATCTcatttatacataaatatagtttagtatataaaaaatgtaaaactaattAAAGTGCTTTTGCAACTAAATAATCCGAAAtgattacttttactttttttttttactataaaaaattatactagcactattataaaataaaggttaaaaaatcatattttttgtcTTCACCAAAGTCATCGTTCTTAATAACCCAAATACAACCAATCGTTCTTGATAGGAAGACGGTTTGCTGAACCTAAAAAAAGATTATATCATAAGATGCTCACCCAGATTTACAAAGCTCATCACCATGTCGGCATCGCTGAGAAAGCGACTGTCCTGTTGGGTCATCATCGGAGGTCCCGGGGTCGTGTACGCCGGTTCATAAGAGTACACAAACCCGCTGCGCTGATCCCCGTCCTCCAGGATGGCGTTATACAAATCCAGCATGTACATGGGAGCTGCGTGTGTCTCTCGTACAGAAGCGGACGGGGCCGGTGCGGCAGCCCGAGGATGGAGAGGATCTCCCGCTGCATCTCTTTGCGCTCCTGGCTCTTCAGCCGCCGCTGGATGAAGCTGGACTGAATGTCATTATCCAGGGTGAAGTTAGCTTGCATTGCGTCCGCGAGCACACTGCAGCCACACGCGACTATCAAAGTTGAGATCAGCTGCACTGGaatcatatttaataacttattctttaaaaataatactaaagaATAAGTCCTCGGTTGATTAGATAACTTTAAGTCTTGCTACTTCATTTGATTATATAACTTGAGCTGATTTCAAATATATTGAACGTGTTGAATAATCCAGTCCGGAGATAAATCCAGCATGATCTGTAATGTTGCATTGATGGTCTCAATGCTTCTGCTGATGTCTACACGCTTTAAATAGCCCGCTGAAGACCGTGGGTGGGGCGCGCGCACATGGGCTGTCTTTTAGTAAACAACAGCATAAACATAATTTTGTCCTAATTACTACATGCACATTTGTGTAGCCCACGTTATTATAATTAGGGATCAGTTTTA encodes the following:
- the bmp7a gene encoding LOW QUALITY PROTEIN: bone morphogenetic protein 7a (The sequence of the model RefSeq protein was modified relative to this genomic sequence to represent the inferred CDS: inserted 1 base in 1 codon) is translated as MIPVQLISTLIVACGCSVLADAMQANFTLDNDIQSSFIQRRLKSQERKEMQREILSILGLPHRPRPLLYERHXAAPMYMLDLYNAILEDGDQRSGFVYSYEPAYTTPGPPMMTQQDSRFLSDADMVMSFVNLVDPDEDLHLYHQHRREFRFDLSRIPVGETVTAAEFRIYKDFVHESYENETFHVSVFQVLRQQPKRELYLLDSRVVWAAEEGWLVFDLTVTSNHWVINPGQNLGLQLSLETAHGERMNPRRAGLVGSSGPQNKQPFMVAFLKASGIHLRSVRSASGNKQRGHHRSKNPKPGVAPSQVALKTAEATDGASVDPKQGCKKHELYVSFRDLGWQDWIIAPEGYAAYYCEGECVFPLNSYMNATNHAIVQTLVHFINPETVPKPCCAPTQLHGISVLYFDDSSNVILKKYRNMVVRACGCH